A stretch of Christensenellaceae bacterium DNA encodes these proteins:
- the bcd2 gene encoding butyryl-CoA dehydrogenase, producing the protein MDFTLSKEHQMLQTLFRDFAEKEVKPLAEELDEEERFPVETVEKMKKYGFLGIPFPKEYGGQGCDTLAYIMCVEELSKVCATTGVIVSAHTSLGSNPIKQYGTEEQKQKYLVPLAKGEKLGAFGLTEAGAGTDASGQQTKAVLDGDHYVLNGNKIFITNAGYADIYIIMAMTDKSKGNHGISAFIVEKDFPGFSVGKKERKMGIRGSATAELIMENCIVPKENLLGKEGQGFKIAMNTLDGGRIGIAAQALGIAEGALNEAITYVKERKQFGRPLSKFQNTQFVIADLKAKIEAAQLLVYRAAIAKDTQERFSVEAAMAKLIAAETAMEVTTKCVQLLGGYGYTREYPLERMMRDAKITEIYEGTSEVQRMVISGAALK; encoded by the coding sequence ATGGATTTCACATTAAGCAAAGAACACCAAATGCTGCAAACGCTTTTCCGCGATTTTGCAGAAAAAGAAGTGAAGCCGCTCGCCGAGGAACTGGACGAAGAAGAAAGGTTTCCGGTTGAGACGGTAGAGAAGATGAAGAAGTACGGCTTTTTGGGTATACCTTTCCCCAAAGAGTACGGCGGACAGGGCTGCGATACGCTTGCGTATATCATGTGCGTGGAAGAGCTTTCGAAAGTATGCGCTACAACGGGCGTCATCGTTTCGGCACATACGTCGCTGGGTTCCAACCCAATCAAGCAGTACGGTACGGAAGAGCAAAAGCAGAAATATCTGGTGCCGCTCGCAAAGGGCGAAAAGCTTGGCGCTTTCGGCCTTACGGAAGCGGGCGCGGGCACGGACGCTTCCGGACAGCAGACAAAGGCTGTGCTGGATGGCGATCATTATGTGCTGAATGGCAATAAGATATTTATCACAAACGCCGGCTATGCGGATATTTACATCATTATGGCAATGACGGATAAATCCAAAGGCAATCACGGTATTTCGGCATTTATCGTAGAAAAGGATTTCCCGGGCTTTTCCGTGGGTAAAAAAGAACGCAAGATGGGCATCCGCGGCAGCGCGACGGCGGAACTGATCATGGAAAACTGCATCGTTCCCAAAGAAAATCTTTTGGGAAAAGAGGGACAGGGGTTCAAAATCGCGATGAATACGCTGGACGGCGGCCGTATCGGTATCGCCGCGCAGGCGCTGGGCATCGCGGAAGGCGCGCTCAATGAAGCGATTACGTATGTAAAAGAGAGAAAGCAGTTTGGCAGACCGCTTTCCAAATTCCAGAATACGCAGTTTGTGATCGCCGATCTAAAGGCCAAAATCGAAGCCGCGCAGTTGCTTGTTTACCGGGCGGCGATCGCAAAAGATACGCAGGAGCGTTTTTCGGTGGAAGCGGCGATGGCAAAGCTTATCGCGGCGGAAACAGCAATGGAAGTAACGACCAAATGCGTACAGCTTTTGGGCGGCTACGGATATACCAGAGAATATCCGCTGGAGCGCATGATGCGCGACGCGAAGATCACAGAGATCTACGAGGGTACCAGCGAAGTTCAGCGTATGGTTATTTCCGGCGCTGCGCTAAAGTAA
- the sucD gene encoding succinate-semialdehyde dehydrogenase: MANVAEIFEKARIAQAEYEKSASQEQVDAAVKAIGQVVYNRAEELAKMAVEESGMGVYEDKVAKCKGKSKCIWNSLKGKKSYGIIDENKETGIIKVAKPKGVVGAVTPVTNPVVTPMCNAMFALKGKNAIVVAPHPRTSNLNKYVVDLFRAELKKLGLPEDLVQTIENPSLDMTQEVMKTADVVVATGGAGMVKSAYSSGKPALGVGPGNVQVIIDRGVDYDAAADMVISGRKFDNGIICSGEQCIIVPKDEYDTVIKAFEKNGAYYIENPDEVEKFAQTIFPGGVISKDVVGQSVQKIAGLAGVSVPEGTKVVVLKARGVGRKDLLCKEKMCPFMIAIPYDTFEEAMDIAYENLDYEGKGHTCAIHSNDMEHVRMVGEHMPVSRIVVNQPSSTTAGGALTNGFSPTTTLGCGSWGNNSISENLNYTHLINVSQIGLYNKDKKIPTDEEIWA; encoded by the coding sequence TTATAACCGCGCGGAAGAACTCGCGAAAATGGCGGTTGAAGAATCCGGCATGGGCGTTTACGAAGACAAGGTTGCGAAGTGCAAGGGAAAATCCAAATGTATCTGGAACAGCCTGAAAGGTAAAAAGTCCTATGGAATCATTGACGAGAATAAGGAAACTGGAATTATCAAGGTGGCAAAGCCCAAGGGCGTTGTGGGCGCGGTAACGCCGGTCACCAATCCGGTAGTTACGCCTATGTGCAACGCGATGTTCGCGCTTAAAGGCAAGAATGCGATCGTGGTTGCGCCGCATCCGCGTACAAGCAACCTCAACAAATATGTTGTGGATTTGTTCCGCGCGGAGCTCAAAAAGCTCGGCCTGCCGGAAGACCTTGTACAGACGATCGAGAATCCATCGCTCGATATGACGCAGGAAGTTATGAAGACGGCGGACGTAGTCGTCGCGACGGGCGGCGCGGGCATGGTGAAGTCGGCATATTCGAGCGGCAAACCGGCGCTTGGTGTTGGCCCCGGCAACGTACAGGTTATCATTGACCGCGGCGTGGATTACGACGCGGCTGCCGATATGGTGATCTCGGGACGCAAGTTCGATAACGGTATCATCTGCTCGGGCGAACAGTGCATTATTGTTCCCAAGGATGAATATGATACGGTAATCAAGGCGTTTGAGAAAAACGGCGCTTATTATATTGAAAATCCGGACGAGGTTGAGAAGTTCGCACAGACGATTTTCCCCGGCGGCGTGATCTCCAAGGATGTGGTGGGGCAGAGCGTGCAGAAGATCGCGGGCCTCGCGGGCGTGAGCGTTCCGGAAGGGACGAAAGTAGTCGTATTAAAGGCGCGTGGCGTAGGCCGCAAAGATTTGCTGTGCAAGGAAAAAATGTGCCCGTTTATGATCGCGATCCCGTATGATACGTTTGAGGAAGCAATGGATATTGCTTACGAGAACCTGGATTATGAGGGCAAGGGACACACTTGCGCGATTCATTCCAACGATATGGAGCATGTACGCATGGTCGGCGAGCACATGCCGGTAAGTCGTATCGTAGTAAACCAGCCTTCGTCCACAACGGCGGGCGGTGCGTTGACGAACGGATTTTCTCCGACGACGACTCTTGGCTGCGGTTCCTGGGGGAACAACAGCATTTCTGAAAACCTGAATTATACGCACCTGATCAACGTTTCGCAGATCGGCCTTTACAATAAGGACAAAAAGATCCCGACTGACGAAGAAATCTGGGCGTAG
- a CDS encoding electron transfer flavoprotein subunit alpha/FixB family protein: protein MNIQDYKGVFVFAQQEDNKLTSVSLELVGKAKELAADLGTEVTAVVLGSDIGAMAEKLGRYGADNVILADAPELKIYMTEPYAHVLTQIIQDKKPEIVLYGATAIGRDLAPRVSARVHTGLTADCTGLEIDPETKNLRMTRPAFGGNIMATIICPDYRPQMATVRPGVMQRIKPAESHAKVENYPVSVPKESVNVEILDIIKKVNDKMDIQDANILVSGGRGMGGPENFKLLEDLAEAFGGDTTVSSSRACVDAGWVPKDRQVGQTGKTVRPNLYIACGISGAIQHLAGMEDSDVIIAINKDETAPIFEVADFGVVGDVLKILPLFTEQVKRSIQERKDA, encoded by the coding sequence ATGAATATACAGGATTATAAAGGCGTATTCGTATTCGCACAGCAGGAAGATAATAAACTGACAAGCGTTTCTTTGGAGCTTGTCGGCAAGGCGAAAGAACTGGCGGCAGACCTCGGTACGGAAGTAACGGCGGTCGTGCTTGGTTCCGATATAGGGGCAATGGCGGAAAAACTCGGACGCTATGGCGCGGATAACGTGATCCTCGCGGACGCGCCCGAGCTCAAAATCTATATGACAGAGCCATATGCGCATGTGCTGACACAGATCATCCAGGACAAAAAGCCGGAGATCGTCCTTTACGGCGCAACGGCAATCGGCAGGGACCTCGCCCCGAGAGTATCGGCACGCGTACATACGGGGCTCACGGCAGACTGTACGGGCCTTGAGATCGATCCGGAAACAAAAAATCTGCGCATGACGCGTCCGGCTTTCGGCGGCAACATCATGGCGACCATCATTTGTCCGGATTACCGTCCGCAGATGGCGACTGTACGCCCGGGCGTAATGCAGAGAATCAAACCGGCCGAGTCGCACGCTAAAGTGGAGAATTATCCCGTAAGCGTTCCTAAGGAGAGCGTGAACGTGGAGATCTTAGACATTATCAAAAAGGTCAACGACAAAATGGATATTCAGGACGCGAATATCCTTGTGTCCGGCGGACGCGGTATGGGAGGTCCGGAAAACTTCAAGCTTTTGGAAGACCTGGCGGAGGCGTTCGGCGGAGATACGACTGTCAGTTCCTCGCGTGCATGCGTGGACGCGGGCTGGGTTCCGAAAGATAGGCAGGTAGGACAAACGGGAAAAACAGTTCGCCCGAATCTTTATATCGCATGCGGAATTTCCGGTGCGATCCAGCATCTGGCGGGTATGGAAGATTCCGACGTGATCATTGCGATCAACAAGGATGAAACGGCTCCTATCTTTGAAGTGGCGGATTTCGGCGTTGTAGGCGACGTACTCAAGATCCTCCCGCTTTTCACAGAACAGGTCAAACGCTCGATTCAGGAGAGAAAAGACGCGTAA
- the etfB_2 gene encoding electron transfer flavoprotein subunit beta has protein sequence MNIVVCIKQVPDTNEVKLDPNTGTLIREGVPSIINPDDKAGLEAALRLKDSTGAKVSVISMGPPQADLALREALAMGADEAILVTDRAFGGADTWATSSTLASAIKKLPFDLIITGRQAIDGDTAQVGPQIAEHLKLPNISYAEEIKIEGDSIVVKRQYEDRYHLLKAKMPCLITALAELNEPRYMTPMGIFDAYREQEVKIWTLEDLDVDRSNIGLKGSPTHVFKSFTKPLKAAGTVINTDAQESVEFLMEKLRSKFII, from the coding sequence TTGAATATCGTTGTTTGCATCAAACAGGTTCCGGATACGAACGAAGTAAAGCTGGATCCGAATACAGGAACGCTCATTCGTGAAGGCGTTCCGTCGATTATCAATCCTGATGATAAGGCGGGCCTCGAGGCTGCCTTGAGATTAAAGGACTCCACGGGGGCAAAGGTAAGCGTGATTTCTATGGGGCCGCCGCAGGCAGATTTGGCCTTAAGGGAAGCCCTCGCGATGGGCGCAGACGAAGCGATTCTGGTAACTGACAGGGCGTTTGGCGGGGCCGATACCTGGGCGACGTCTTCGACGCTTGCTTCGGCCATCAAAAAGCTTCCGTTCGATCTGATCATCACGGGCCGCCAGGCGATCGACGGGGACACGGCGCAGGTTGGGCCGCAGATTGCGGAGCATTTGAAGCTTCCCAACATCAGCTATGCGGAAGAAATCAAAATCGAGGGCGACAGCATTGTTGTCAAACGCCAGTATGAGGACAGATACCACTTGCTGAAAGCGAAAATGCCGTGCCTGATCACCGCGCTTGCAGAGCTCAACGAGCCGCGCTATATGACTCCTATGGGTATTTTCGACGCATACAGGGAGCAGGAAGTCAAAATCTGGACGCTTGAGGATCTGGATGTTGACAGGAGTAATATCGGGCTTAAAGGTTCTCCGACGCATGTATTCAAATCATTCACGAAGCCGCTTAAGGCAGCGGGAACGGTCATCAATACAGACGCGCAGGAATCGGTTGAATTTCTGATGGAAAAACTCCGCAGCAAATTCATTATTTGA
- the sigL gene encoding RNA polymerase sigma-54 factor, which yields MVQIGIEQKQVQSQILGQQMQQALFLLKMNALELNDYLKQAVTDNPVLELAEAKLAQENEVFRLKRDGKVVRMAAGTSGQEGSEVAAKQTLTEDLLRQLGLKKLGNTDKRIAMAIIYSLDTKGYFTEDYDEFALGYATSPEQVKKSLRIVQSLDPAGIGARNVKECLILQLKRQGVKQPQPYAIIRSHLRDLAQDKKERIAAALKIPEKECEKYCNMVRSLWPAVNGIKAGELVQYVHPEIVIEKDGNTLAIRFAEERLPHLSINPEYRGMENADDEAKAYLKERYLEANRMISSLKLWKTMIRRVMERIAEKQEGFFLKNEALRPMKLSDLAGELDVSVSTISRAVAGKYLICERGVYPLKYFFVRSFQANEAQVSSDYIREAILEMLEKEPTLPDTELARRLKERGIGIARRTVAKYRNKMGIESVYHRVKIL from the coding sequence ATGGTTCAGATCGGTATTGAACAAAAACAGGTACAGTCCCAAATATTGGGACAACAAATGCAGCAGGCGTTGTTCCTGCTGAAAATGAACGCGCTTGAGTTAAACGACTATTTAAAGCAGGCGGTAACCGACAATCCAGTGCTGGAGCTTGCAGAGGCGAAGCTGGCCCAGGAAAACGAAGTATTTCGCCTTAAACGCGACGGTAAGGTCGTTCGTATGGCGGCGGGCACATCGGGCCAGGAGGGAAGCGAGGTCGCGGCAAAGCAGACCTTGACAGAAGACCTTTTAAGGCAGCTCGGCCTTAAGAAGCTGGGGAACACAGACAAAAGGATTGCGATGGCAATTATATACAGCCTTGATACCAAAGGATATTTTACAGAAGATTATGACGAATTTGCCCTTGGTTACGCTACTTCACCGGAGCAGGTAAAGAAATCGCTGCGGATTGTTCAGTCTTTGGATCCGGCGGGAATTGGAGCGCGGAACGTAAAAGAATGTTTGATCCTGCAGTTGAAACGGCAAGGGGTGAAGCAGCCGCAGCCCTACGCGATCATCAGGAGCCACCTGCGCGACCTGGCGCAGGATAAAAAGGAGAGGATCGCGGCCGCGCTTAAGATACCTGAAAAGGAATGTGAGAAATACTGCAACATGGTACGTTCCCTCTGGCCAGCGGTAAACGGTATCAAGGCAGGGGAATTGGTGCAATATGTGCATCCGGAGATCGTTATTGAAAAAGACGGGAATACGCTTGCCATAAGGTTTGCAGAGGAAAGGCTTCCGCATCTTTCTATCAATCCGGAATACCGAGGGATGGAAAACGCGGATGACGAGGCAAAGGCATATCTGAAAGAACGCTATCTGGAAGCAAACCGCATGATCAGTTCGCTTAAGTTGTGGAAAACGATGATACGCAGGGTTATGGAAAGGATCGCCGAAAAGCAAGAGGGCTTTTTCCTGAAAAATGAGGCGCTGAGGCCAATGAAGCTTTCCGACCTGGCAGGAGAACTCGATGTGAGCGTTTCCACCATAAGCAGAGCGGTCGCTGGTAAATACCTGATTTGCGAGCGGGGCGTTTATCCTCTGAAATATTTCTTTGTGCGGAGCTTTCAGGCAAACGAGGCGCAGGTCAGCAGCGATTATATCCGCGAGGCGATACTTGAGATGCTGGAAAAGGAACCGACGCTTCCGGATACGGAGCTGGCACGCAGGCTTAAGGAACGGGGAATCGGCATCGCGCGGCGGACTGTCGCCAAATACCGTAATAAAATGGGAATCGAATCGGTGTATCACCGAGTGAAGATATTGTAA